The proteins below come from a single Malus domestica chromosome 03, GDT2T_hap1 genomic window:
- the LOC103427371 gene encoding uncharacterized protein, which produces MRPLDETETTTVFEKLFKFTGNNLKNIVENPSHEGPDPGPGRYCFRLHKNKVYYVSESLVKRATNIARTQLVSLGTCIGRFTHGGKFHLTVQCLSLLASNAKHKVWLKPTSEMSFLYGNHVLKGGLGRITENIVPGDGVVVFSMSDVPLGFGIAAKSTQDCRKLDPNGIVVLHQTDIGEYLRMEDEL; this is translated from the coding sequence ATGAGACCTTTAGACGAGACTGAGACCACGACAGTGTTTGAAAAGCTGTTCAAGTTTACAGGCAACAACCTCAAGAACATTGTCGAGAATCCTTCTCATGAAGGCCCAGACCCGGGTCCAGGTCGTTACTGCTTTCGCCTCCACAAGAACAAAGTTTACTATGTTAGCGAATCACTAGTAAAGCGTGCTACAAATATAGCTCGGACCCAGTTAGTCTCTCTTGGCACCTGTATTGGTAGGTTCACTCATGGTGGTAAGTTCCATTTAACCGTTCAGTGTCTGAGCTTATTGGCATCAAATGCTAAACACAAGGTCTGGCTCAAACCTACCTCCGAGATGTCGTTCTTGTATGGAAACCATGTTTTGAAAGGTGGTTTGGGGAGGATTACAGAGAATATTGTGCCGGGTGATGGGGTGGTTGTATTTTCAATGTCAGATGTGCCTTTGGGTTTTGGGATTGCTGCCAAGTCTACTCAAGATTGTAGGAAGTTGGACCCCAATGGAATTGTGGTGCTTCACCAGACTGATATTGGAGAGTACTTGAGGATGGAGGATGAGCTTTGA